One genomic segment of Vulgatibacter sp. includes these proteins:
- a CDS encoding Dickkopf N-terminal cysteine-rich domain-containing protein, with the protein MHGQKPAPLAIRSLAALGICLLLACSLASCTEVKEEPPGGAGARTEPLGAGESCSFDAECRAGLRCDPERRRCVCTSDGNCPVPLHCDPFSGRCVREAPGCLADRDCGDERWCETSSRVCRQLRAFCESCELDGDCGAGNRCLVDAGGSGRFCGEACAADADCSRPGTRCTEGQCVPTTTCRDVAPCTPDEGRSCAIDRDCRPEQRCDRDVGACVARSSGCAPEQRCDAASLACYVPCDDDRACGSAARCERGACVSLPTCTENGECPAPHLCAKAAGAATGTCLAGCTEDDHCPRPRVCAIEPGQVVGGCVTGCGEDGDCPLGAVCAASDGRVLCVPGCNDAGDCLPQEICDAGRCRAEEGRCQITDTCGLCEQCSGAGFCEGARRAGVPAANYCGLCSGSGLDPACGAGGLCVDGRCAPACPPDGCPRGFFCQPVRDAGGELVSSVCFPNDGICDRECM; encoded by the coding sequence ATGCACGGACAGAAACCGGCGCCGCTCGCGATCCGTTCCCTCGCAGCGCTTGGGATCTGCCTGCTGCTCGCCTGCTCGCTGGCCTCCTGCACCGAGGTGAAGGAGGAGCCTCCCGGCGGCGCAGGGGCCCGGACCGAACCCCTGGGGGCCGGTGAGAGCTGCAGCTTCGACGCGGAGTGCCGCGCGGGCCTCCGCTGCGATCCGGAGCGAAGGAGGTGCGTCTGCACCTCCGACGGCAACTGCCCCGTGCCGCTCCATTGCGATCCCTTCTCCGGCCGCTGCGTCCGCGAGGCGCCCGGCTGCCTCGCGGACCGGGATTGCGGGGACGAGCGCTGGTGCGAGACCTCGAGCCGCGTCTGCAGGCAGCTCCGTGCCTTCTGTGAGAGCTGCGAGCTCGACGGCGACTGCGGCGCGGGCAACCGCTGCCTCGTCGACGCCGGGGGATCGGGCCGCTTCTGCGGCGAGGCCTGCGCCGCCGACGCGGACTGCTCCCGCCCCGGCACCCGCTGCACCGAGGGGCAGTGCGTCCCCACCACCACCTGCAGGGACGTCGCCCCGTGCACGCCGGACGAGGGCCGCAGCTGCGCCATCGACCGCGATTGCAGGCCGGAGCAGCGCTGCGATCGGGACGTCGGCGCCTGTGTCGCCCGCAGCTCGGGCTGCGCGCCGGAGCAGCGTTGCGATGCGGCGAGCCTCGCCTGCTACGTGCCCTGCGACGACGACAGGGCCTGTGGAAGCGCCGCCCGCTGCGAGCGGGGCGCGTGCGTCTCCTTGCCCACCTGCACCGAGAACGGCGAATGCCCGGCGCCCCACCTCTGCGCGAAGGCCGCAGGCGCCGCCACCGGCACCTGCCTCGCTGGCTGCACCGAGGACGATCATTGCCCGCGCCCCAGGGTCTGCGCCATCGAGCCGGGGCAGGTGGTGGGCGGCTGCGTGACGGGGTGCGGCGAGGACGGCGACTGCCCCCTCGGCGCCGTCTGCGCCGCAAGCGACGGCCGCGTCCTCTGCGTCCCGGGCTGCAACGACGCCGGCGACTGCCTGCCGCAGGAGATCTGCGACGCCGGCAGGTGCAGAGCGGAGGAGGGGCGCTGCCAGATCACCGATACCTGCGGCCTCTGCGAGCAATGCAGCGGCGCGGGCTTCTGCGAGGGCGCCCGCAGGGCCGGCGTGCCCGCAGCCAATTATTGCGGTCTCTGCTCCGGCAGCGGCCTCGACCCTGCCTGCGGCGCCGGCGGCCTCTGCGTCGACGGCCGCTGCGCCCCGGCCTGTCCCCCCGACGGCTGCCCCCGGGGCTTCTTCTGCCAACCCGTGCGCGACGCGGGTGGCGAGCTCGTCTCCTCCGTCTGCTTTCCCAACGACGGCATTTGCGATAGGGAGTGCATGTGA
- a CDS encoding tetratricopeptide repeat protein has translation MNHKFHVVLAAVALQATAACYPYWTGSALEERVVALENATAENRAQLDETRRQLAAQLEKLQATLDDLTKSSTRTTASVAAATDDLLRQVQMLRGDLATQQFRDEEFAKRFEALEQRIAALGGEEALQKFEAKRGLAAIQRPADKQKFFDLAKGYHDRGEYTFSRQLFAEFIEKWRFDELSPRAQLLIGDSHFAEKQYREAILAYQKIRETWPTSRYVPDALYKLGLSFLQLGLRNEAKQFLEEAAKFPAQDAGKQAREKLKQLQGGGKKR, from the coding sequence ATGAACCACAAGTTCCACGTCGTGCTCGCGGCCGTCGCCCTCCAGGCGACGGCCGCCTGCTACCCCTACTGGACCGGAAGTGCTCTCGAAGAGCGCGTCGTCGCCCTCGAGAACGCCACCGCCGAGAACCGCGCCCAGCTCGACGAGACCCGTCGCCAGCTCGCCGCGCAGCTCGAGAAGCTCCAGGCAACCCTCGACGACCTGACCAAGAGCTCGACCCGCACCACCGCATCGGTGGCGGCGGCGACCGACGATCTCCTGCGCCAGGTCCAGATGCTCCGCGGCGACCTCGCCACCCAGCAATTCCGCGACGAGGAATTCGCCAAGCGCTTCGAAGCCCTCGAGCAGCGCATCGCCGCCCTCGGCGGGGAAGAGGCGCTGCAGAAGTTCGAGGCGAAGCGGGGGCTGGCGGCGATCCAGCGCCCGGCGGACAAGCAGAAGTTCTTCGATCTGGCGAAGGGCTATCACGATCGCGGCGAGTACACCTTCTCGCGGCAGCTCTTCGCCGAGTTCATCGAGAAGTGGCGCTTCGACGAGCTCTCGCCCCGGGCGCAGCTGCTCATCGGCGATTCGCATTTCGCCGAGAAGCAGTACCGGGAGGCGATCCTCGCCTACCAGAAGATCCGGGAGACCTGGCCGACCAGCCGCTACGTCCCGGACGCGCTCTACAAGCTCGGCCTCTCCTTCCTCCAGCTCGGCCTCCGCAACGAGGCGAAGCAATTCCTCGAGGAAGCCGCCAAATTCCCTGCGCAGGATGCAGGCAAGCAGGCGCGCGAGAAGCTGAAGCAGCTGCAGGGCGGCGGCAAGAAGCGGTAG
- a CDS encoding tetratricopeptide repeat protein: MNRTARLTASLLAAALVGCSESQPAPTGAQQPTPQPVVVDAPLRPQVVPPPTAPSPAPAPEAIALGLAHEACTLDAEAHLAEGRTLAAAGEKKPALAAFRKALDHDPTSSDAAAAIAHHAAAAGERTLGRQAASLWAALAPDDATPLLRGARLALDAADDEEALALANRALLRDAESAEAYHLKGRLFFRAEQFGAAIAAFESAVELDPGHAHAFNGKGLSHLRVGQWKEAMEALTAATLLRPDVAYMHNNLGIAYEKLGYTTEALAEYRMAVTLAPRYVKAQVNFQRLSAIADAQYFVLEREAPLEE, encoded by the coding sequence ATGAACCGTACCGCTCGCCTCACCGCCTCGCTCCTCGCAGCGGCGCTCGTCGGCTGCAGCGAGAGCCAGCCCGCCCCCACCGGCGCACAGCAGCCCACACCGCAGCCGGTGGTCGTCGACGCGCCGCTGCGGCCGCAGGTGGTTCCGCCGCCGACAGCCCCTTCACCTGCGCCTGCGCCGGAGGCGATCGCCCTCGGCCTCGCCCACGAGGCCTGCACGCTCGACGCGGAAGCGCACCTGGCGGAGGGGCGCACGCTCGCCGCTGCGGGGGAGAAGAAGCCGGCGCTCGCTGCCTTCCGCAAGGCGCTCGACCACGACCCCACCTCCTCCGACGCCGCTGCGGCGATCGCCCACCACGCCGCAGCCGCAGGCGAGCGCACCCTCGGCAGGCAGGCCGCCTCGCTCTGGGCCGCCCTCGCGCCCGACGACGCGACCCCGCTCCTCCGCGGCGCCCGCCTCGCCCTCGACGCAGCGGACGACGAGGAGGCCCTCGCCCTGGCGAACCGCGCGCTGCTGCGCGATGCGGAGAGCGCCGAGGCCTACCACCTCAAGGGCCGCCTCTTCTTCCGGGCGGAGCAATTCGGCGCGGCGATCGCCGCCTTCGAGAGCGCGGTGGAGCTCGATCCCGGCCACGCCCACGCCTTCAACGGCAAGGGACTCTCGCACCTGCGCGTGGGCCAGTGGAAGGAGGCGATGGAGGCGCTGACCGCCGCCACCCTGCTCCGCCCCGACGTGGCCTACATGCACAACAACCTCGGCATCGCCTACGAAAAGCTCGGCTACACCACCGAGGCCCTCGCCGAGTACCGGATGGCCGTCACCCTCGCGCCCCGCTACGTGAAGGCGCAGGTGAACTTCCAGCGGCTCAGCGCCATCGCCGACGCGCAGTACTTCGTGTTGGAGCGGGAGGCGCCGCTCGAGGAGTAG
- a CDS encoding AI-2E family transporter, whose protein sequence is MDSRSKARPKSYLLIVALLWLAIAAVLVVFHQVLLPFGVALLVAYVIEPLVTRIAGYRVGGRNVPRWGAILLLYAAFFGVVYLFSVAALPQLYRELVRLTAEAREFLNALTPTRIAWYIRVAEDWLTTHGIPIALGDESLQVGDLTAAQPGAAQLAVGADQAAEGAKLHLDLEAAIRNSIANGSAWLRSHFLDVVGYSQRVLAGLFGGVFMLFFVLMVTAFLLIDVRGIQRFFRSMVPPEHLGDYDDLLRRIDRKLAGVVRGQIVICLVNGVLTLVGLLLLKVKFAFVLATVATVLSFIPIFGTIISTIPIVLVGLSQSFSTGVAALAWILGIHAVEAYLLNPKIMGTAAKIHPALIAFALLAGERTFGFVGALFAVPVASILLATFGHFKSRADRMQAEADGVPPPLDDEAPEVAIASAGPSGTS, encoded by the coding sequence GTGGATTCGCGCTCGAAGGCCCGCCCGAAAAGCTACCTCCTGATCGTCGCCCTGCTTTGGCTGGCCATCGCAGCGGTGCTGGTCGTCTTCCACCAGGTGCTGCTGCCCTTCGGCGTGGCGCTGCTGGTGGCCTACGTGATCGAGCCGCTGGTGACGCGGATCGCGGGCTACCGGGTCGGCGGCAGGAACGTGCCGCGCTGGGGCGCGATCCTCCTCCTCTACGCGGCGTTCTTCGGCGTGGTCTACCTCTTCTCCGTGGCGGCGCTGCCCCAGCTCTACCGGGAGCTGGTGCGCCTCACCGCGGAGGCCCGGGAGTTCCTGAACGCCCTCACACCAACCCGGATCGCCTGGTACATCCGCGTCGCCGAGGATTGGCTCACCACCCACGGCATCCCCATCGCCCTCGGCGACGAGAGCCTGCAGGTCGGGGATCTCACCGCCGCGCAGCCCGGCGCCGCGCAGCTGGCGGTCGGCGCCGACCAGGCGGCGGAGGGGGCCAAGCTCCATCTCGACCTCGAGGCTGCGATCCGCAACAGCATCGCCAACGGATCGGCCTGGCTGCGCTCCCACTTCCTCGACGTGGTCGGCTACTCGCAGCGGGTGCTCGCCGGGCTCTTCGGCGGCGTCTTCATGCTCTTCTTCGTGCTGATGGTCACGGCGTTCCTGCTCATCGACGTCCGCGGCATCCAGCGCTTCTTCCGCTCGATGGTGCCGCCGGAGCACCTCGGCGACTACGACGACCTGCTCCGCCGGATCGACCGGAAGCTCGCCGGCGTCGTCCGCGGGCAGATCGTGATCTGCCTGGTGAACGGCGTGCTGACCCTGGTCGGCCTGCTGCTGCTCAAGGTGAAGTTCGCCTTCGTCCTCGCCACCGTGGCCACGGTGCTCTCGTTCATCCCCATCTTCGGGACGATCATCTCCACGATCCCGATCGTGCTGGTGGGCCTGTCGCAGTCCTTCTCCACCGGCGTCGCGGCGCTCGCCTGGATCCTCGGGATCCACGCCGTGGAGGCCTACCTGCTCAACCCGAAGATCATGGGGACGGCGGCGAAGATCCACCCGGCGCTCATCGCCTTCGCCCTGCTCGCCGGCGAACGGACCTTCGGCTTCGTGGGCGCGCTCTTCGCCGTGCCGGTGGCGTCGATCCTCCTGGCGACCTTCGGCCACTTCAAGTCGCGCGCCGACCGGATGCAGGCAGAGGCGGACGGTGTGCCGCCGCCGCTCGACGACGAGGCGCCGGAGGTGGCGATCGCCTCTGCCGGTCCCTCCGGCACCAGCTGA
- a CDS encoding OmpA family protein, translated as MNSRILLALGAVGMLGLLTGCPPSYPNCNDNDDCVVDGQQAGMCVNGTCQECGTDSDCKAGFECDDSTPGANRCVPIAGYCTSKADCPEDQACVNNRCSSCQSDAQCGTGFECVGGACRSLACQSDEDCTGGRACIDGFCRTPEVVRCEPAGPVRFPFNESTLTSEAQSNLQALADCLQSNQYAGASVVVEGHADERGTDEYNMLLSQRRADAVKRYLTSLGVGADRLRTTGFGEERPLVDESSESAWEQNRRAEFEVTR; from the coding sequence ATGAACTCTCGGATTCTGCTCGCTCTTGGCGCCGTCGGCATGCTCGGCCTGCTCACTGGTTGCCCCCCCAGCTACCCCAACTGCAACGACAACGACGACTGCGTGGTCGACGGCCAGCAGGCCGGCATGTGCGTGAACGGCACCTGCCAGGAGTGCGGCACCGATTCCGACTGCAAGGCCGGCTTCGAGTGTGACGACAGCACGCCCGGTGCCAACCGCTGCGTGCCCATCGCGGGTTACTGCACCTCGAAGGCCGACTGCCCCGAGGATCAGGCCTGTGTGAACAACCGTTGCAGCTCGTGCCAGAGCGACGCGCAGTGCGGCACCGGCTTCGAGTGCGTCGGCGGCGCTTGCCGTTCGCTCGCCTGCCAGAGCGACGAGGACTGCACCGGCGGCCGCGCCTGCATCGACGGCTTCTGCCGGACCCCCGAGGTCGTGCGCTGCGAGCCTGCCGGCCCGGTGCGCTTCCCCTTCAACGAGTCGACCCTGACCTCGGAGGCGCAGAGCAACCTCCAGGCGCTCGCCGACTGCCTGCAGTCGAACCAGTACGCCGGCGCCAGCGTCGTCGTCGAGGGCCACGCGGACGAGCGCGGCACCGACGAGTACAACATGCTCCTCAGCCAGCGCCGCGCCGACGCGGTGAAGCGCTACCTCACCAGCCTCGGCGTCGGGGCGGACCGCCTCCGCACCACCGGCTTCGGCGAGGAGCGGCCGCTCGTCGACGAGTCGAGCGAGAGCGCGTGGGAGCAGAACCGCCGCGCCGAATTCGAAGTCACCCGCTGA
- a CDS encoding ABC transporter substrate-binding protein has protein sequence MIRRLPLAATLLLLATAAGAGVRPRYGGTVTAALPQQRIDPDPAGADTVAELFVASLLHQPLLRRTADGALAPVLLAEVPRSNDGGRRFHLLLREGLRFHDGRPIRATDLAASLRRLDGGPWAALVLAVERITPRSEHEVEVHLAFPYPRWPEALAEVAASVVPANFTTDAPLGAGPFRLAAPHRLEAFAGHVDGRPFIDAVHLQPQPDRRAAGRLVGAGRAELGPVRGEGAPLATWIFVHPSLGMDVAGAVDRTDLVRWFVPGAAAPFDRLLPSPHHAPAPAAAQGTKTPPGPVALLYDPAVEGHRQVAERIQLRLHDRGVRVQLDPLGEVRERAAAGTFQLALVQLPLPADPGLAAASLLHAAGRGGDARRLLAQVGKAGSGKDEAARATASALAGVRGILPLYAGTERVLPASGTRIQRGGPDLAESWLLPEPEDAP, from the coding sequence ATGATCCGCCGCCTCCCCCTTGCAGCGACGCTCCTCCTCCTCGCCACCGCCGCAGGGGCCGGCGTGCGCCCCCGCTACGGCGGCACCGTAACGGCAGCGCTGCCCCAGCAGCGGATCGATCCCGATCCGGCAGGGGCCGACACGGTGGCGGAGCTCTTCGTCGCATCGCTCCTCCACCAGCCCCTGCTGCGCCGCACGGCGGACGGCGCCCTCGCCCCGGTGCTCCTCGCCGAGGTGCCGCGGAGCAACGACGGCGGCAGGCGCTTCCACCTGCTGCTGCGCGAGGGCCTGCGCTTCCACGACGGCAGGCCGATCCGCGCCACCGATCTCGCCGCCTCGCTGCGCCGCCTCGACGGCGGGCCGTGGGCGGCGCTGGTGCTGGCGGTGGAGCGGATCACCCCGCGCTCGGAGCACGAGGTCGAGGTGCACCTCGCCTTCCCCTACCCCCGCTGGCCGGAGGCGCTGGCGGAGGTGGCGGCCTCGGTGGTCCCGGCCAACTTCACCACCGACGCGCCGCTCGGCGCGGGGCCCTTCCGCCTGGCAGCGCCGCACCGCCTCGAGGCCTTCGCCGGCCACGTGGACGGCCGTCCCTTCATCGACGCCGTGCACCTGCAGCCGCAGCCCGATCGCCGCGCAGCAGGCCGCCTGGTCGGCGCCGGCAGGGCGGAGCTCGGCCCGGTGCGCGGCGAAGGCGCGCCGCTCGCCACCTGGATCTTCGTCCACCCCTCGCTCGGCATGGACGTCGCCGGCGCCGTCGATCGCACCGATCTCGTGCGCTGGTTCGTCCCCGGGGCTGCGGCGCCCTTCGACCGGCTGCTGCCTTCGCCCCACCACGCGCCGGCGCCCGCCGCTGCGCAAGGGACGAAGACGCCGCCCGGCCCGGTGGCCCTGCTCTACGATCCGGCGGTGGAGGGCCACCGGCAGGTGGCGGAGCGGATCCAGCTCCGGCTCCACGATCGCGGGGTGCGGGTGCAGCTCGATCCCCTCGGCGAGGTGCGCGAGCGAGCTGCGGCCGGCACCTTCCAGCTGGCGCTGGTGCAGCTCCCCCTTCCCGCCGATCCCGGCCTCGCCGCTGCCTCGCTGCTCCACGCCGCAGGCCGCGGCGGCGACGCGCGCCGGCTCCTCGCGCAGGTGGGCAAAGCCGGCAGTGGCAAGGACGAAGCGGCCCGCGCCACCGCCTCGGCCCTCGCCGGCGTGCGGGGGATCCTCCCGCTCTACGCCGGCACCGAGCGCGTGCTCCCCGCAAGCGGCACGCGCATCCAGCGCGGCGGCCCCGACCTCGCGGAGAGCTGGCTCCTGCCGGAACCGGAGGACGCTCCTTGA
- a CDS encoding penicillin-binding protein 1A: MSRNRTAQRTGSRARTTKKKRGSLLGKLLLLCLVLALTGGVFAGGVLLWMSRDLPRFDKLVDYEPKEATRVFASDGRLVATFQDERRTVVPPAEIPEVLKRAILAAEDAEFYQHEGLDYAGIARAFVKNLLSGQTKQGASTITQQVVKTFLLTPERTYERKLKEVILARRIEENLTKDEILYLYLNQIYFGHGRYGVEEAARWYFGKGVKDVTLGEAAMLAGLPQSPARLSPISHPERAKQRQRYVLGRMLENGWISQKEFDAEIDRPIRVAARPPDAPGPYYVEEVRRYLVDRYGNEAVLTGGLQVHVGMDVEVQRAADAALRTGLVAYDRRQGWRGAKVQLDEERRTRAAKRAERVSADMLVDVRDASAVVPKAGVLVAGAVEKVTAAGATLWFGKRTVELPASGLRWTGKKPVDALKKGDVVLTEITKVEGTKIGLQLAQEPEADGALVAIDPKTRRVRALAGGFDFGRSSFDRAMQAKRQPGSAFKPFVFGAALESGRWTAASLVVDAPETFRDPWTGKEWKPRNYDRDAFDGTMTLRSALAKSKNTVAVRLISELGVDPVVEFARRSGIAGSLPENLTLALGTGEVTPMELANAYATIASGGLAGEPVLVEKVVDRNGEVLEEARPQLRPAISPALAYVLGELLQAVVTEGTGKAAAVLGRPTAGKTGTTSDGRDAWFAGFTADLAAVSWVGYDDHRPLGRGETGGRTALPAWIDLMKAAHQGLPPRDFPVPEGVEQVLIDRATGLLAAEGATDEAAVTTAFVAGTAPTEQAVAPGMAPGDVPMELFLGGSEGLVP, encoded by the coding sequence ATGTCTCGCAACCGCACCGCACAGCGAACCGGCAGCCGCGCACGCACCACGAAGAAGAAGCGCGGCAGCCTCCTCGGCAAGCTCCTGCTCCTCTGCCTGGTGCTGGCCCTCACCGGCGGCGTCTTCGCCGGCGGCGTCCTCCTCTGGATGTCCCGCGACCTGCCGCGCTTCGACAAGCTCGTGGACTACGAGCCCAAGGAGGCGACCCGCGTCTTCGCGTCCGACGGGCGCCTGGTCGCCACCTTCCAGGACGAGAGGCGGACGGTGGTGCCGCCTGCCGAGATCCCCGAGGTGCTCAAGCGCGCGATCCTCGCTGCGGAGGACGCCGAATTCTACCAGCACGAGGGGCTCGACTACGCAGGCATCGCCCGGGCCTTCGTGAAGAACCTGCTCTCCGGCCAGACGAAGCAGGGGGCCTCCACGATCACGCAGCAGGTGGTGAAGACCTTCCTGCTCACGCCCGAGCGCACCTACGAGCGCAAACTCAAGGAGGTGATCCTCGCCAGGCGGATCGAGGAGAACCTCACCAAGGACGAGATCCTCTACCTCTACCTGAACCAGATCTACTTCGGCCACGGCCGCTACGGCGTGGAGGAGGCGGCGCGCTGGTACTTCGGCAAGGGCGTGAAGGACGTCACCCTCGGCGAGGCGGCGATGCTCGCGGGGCTGCCCCAGTCGCCGGCGCGGCTCTCGCCGATCAGCCACCCCGAGCGCGCGAAGCAGCGGCAGCGCTACGTCCTCGGGCGCATGCTCGAGAACGGCTGGATCAGCCAGAAGGAGTTCGACGCCGAGATCGACCGGCCGATCCGCGTCGCCGCCCGTCCGCCCGACGCGCCGGGGCCCTACTACGTCGAGGAAGTCCGCCGCTACCTGGTCGATCGCTACGGCAACGAGGCGGTGCTCACCGGCGGGCTGCAGGTACACGTGGGCATGGACGTCGAGGTGCAGCGCGCCGCGGATGCGGCGCTGCGCACCGGGCTCGTCGCCTACGACAGGCGGCAGGGCTGGCGTGGGGCGAAGGTGCAGCTGGACGAGGAGCGCCGCACCCGCGCGGCGAAGCGCGCCGAGCGGGTCTCCGCCGACATGCTCGTCGACGTGCGCGACGCGAGCGCGGTGGTCCCGAAGGCGGGTGTGCTCGTTGCCGGCGCGGTGGAGAAGGTCACCGCCGCCGGCGCGACGCTCTGGTTCGGCAAGCGCACCGTGGAACTTCCCGCGTCGGGCCTGCGCTGGACCGGCAAGAAGCCGGTCGACGCGCTGAAGAAGGGCGACGTCGTCCTCACCGAGATCACGAAGGTCGAGGGGACGAAGATCGGCCTGCAGCTCGCCCAGGAGCCCGAGGCGGACGGCGCGCTGGTGGCGATCGATCCGAAGACGCGGCGGGTCCGCGCCCTCGCTGGCGGCTTCGATTTCGGCCGCAGCTCCTTCGATCGCGCGATGCAGGCGAAGCGGCAGCCGGGCTCCGCCTTCAAGCCCTTCGTCTTCGGCGCTGCGCTGGAGAGCGGCAGGTGGACCGCCGCGAGCCTGGTGGTCGACGCGCCGGAGACCTTCCGCGATCCGTGGACCGGGAAGGAATGGAAGCCCCGCAACTACGATCGCGATGCCTTCGACGGCACGATGACCCTGCGCAGCGCCTTGGCGAAGTCGAAGAATACGGTGGCGGTCCGGCTCATCTCCGAGCTGGGCGTCGATCCGGTGGTCGAGTTCGCGCGGCGGTCGGGGATCGCCGGCTCGCTGCCGGAGAACCTCACCCTCGCCCTCGGTACCGGTGAGGTGACGCCGATGGAGCTGGCCAACGCCTACGCCACCATCGCCTCCGGCGGGCTCGCCGGCGAGCCGGTGCTGGTGGAGAAGGTGGTCGATCGCAACGGCGAGGTGCTCGAGGAGGCGCGGCCGCAGCTGCGCCCGGCGATCTCCCCCGCCCTCGCCTACGTGCTCGGCGAGCTGCTCCAGGCGGTGGTCACCGAGGGCACCGGCAAGGCGGCCGCGGTGCTGGGCAGGCCCACCGCCGGCAAGACCGGCACCACCAGCGACGGCCGCGACGCCTGGTTCGCCGGCTTCACCGCGGATCTCGCTGCGGTCTCGTGGGTGGGCTACGACGATCACCGGCCGCTGGGCCGCGGCGAGACCGGCGGGCGCACCGCCCTGCCCGCCTGGATCGACCTGATGAAGGCGGCGCACCAGGGCCTGCCGCCCCGCGACTTCCCCGTTCCCGAGGGCGTGGAGCAGGTGCTCATCGATCGCGCCACCGGGCTCCTCGCAGCGGAGGGCGCCACCGACGAGGCGGCGGTGACCACCGCCTTCGTCGCCGGCACCGCCCCCACCGAGCAGGCGGTGGCGCCGGGCATGGCGCCGGGCGACGTGCCGATGGAGCTCTTCCTCGGGGGATCGGAAGGCCTCGTCCCTTGA
- a CDS encoding sigma-54-dependent transcriptional regulator — protein sequence MAATVLVVDDERNILLTFGQALRLAGHATETASSGKEALERLLARPIDVVLLDVKLPDEDGLQILQQIRKTRKGIPIVMMSGHGTIDVAVQAVRLGALDFLEKPVAKERLLVAVENALRHKAMADELDELRAARGTFDMVGGGRQMSALFDRLRRAAPSEGRVLITGENGTGKELIARAIHENSRRKDGPFVKLNCAAVPAELIESELFGHERGAFTGAHAARKGKFELADKGTLFLDEVGDMPAAMQAKLLRVLQEGEFERVGGTSTLTADVRVIAATNKDLPKEIEEGRFREDLYYRLNVVPIHAPPLRERKEDIPALVASFVREACERNGRRQMEASPEAMAALQLHDYPGNVRELRNLVERLVILSDGPVLGAADVAMALPGARKAKSGGYREGASFNELVEEAEREILLGALAVHGDSPTEASRALGMDRGHLYKKLKALGVKRGGGEA from the coding sequence ATGGCCGCTACCGTGCTCGTCGTCGACGACGAGCGAAATATCCTCTTGACCTTCGGCCAGGCGCTCCGGCTCGCCGGACACGCCACGGAGACGGCGTCCAGCGGAAAAGAGGCCCTGGAGCGCCTGCTCGCCAGGCCGATTGACGTGGTCCTCCTCGACGTCAAGCTCCCCGACGAGGACGGTCTGCAAATTCTCCAACAGATCCGAAAAACACGCAAAGGGATCCCGATCGTCATGATGTCCGGCCACGGGACCATCGACGTGGCGGTCCAGGCCGTTCGCCTGGGCGCATTGGATTTCCTCGAGAAACCCGTGGCAAAGGAACGGCTCCTCGTCGCTGTGGAGAACGCGCTCCGCCACAAGGCGATGGCGGACGAGCTCGACGAGCTGCGGGCCGCGCGCGGCACCTTCGACATGGTGGGCGGCGGCAGGCAGATGAGCGCGCTCTTCGACAGGCTCCGCCGCGCGGCGCCTTCCGAGGGGCGGGTGCTGATCACCGGCGAGAACGGCACCGGCAAGGAGCTGATCGCCCGCGCGATCCACGAGAACAGCCGCCGCAAGGACGGGCCCTTCGTGAAGCTCAACTGTGCAGCGGTACCGGCGGAGCTGATCGAGAGCGAGCTCTTCGGGCACGAGCGCGGCGCGTTCACCGGCGCCCATGCGGCGCGGAAGGGAAAGTTCGAGCTCGCCGACAAGGGCACGCTCTTTCTCGACGAGGTGGGCGACATGCCCGCCGCCATGCAGGCGAAGCTGCTGCGGGTGCTGCAGGAGGGCGAATTCGAGCGGGTGGGCGGCACCAGCACGCTCACCGCCGACGTCCGCGTGATCGCGGCGACCAACAAGGATCTGCCGAAGGAGATCGAGGAGGGGCGCTTTCGCGAGGATCTCTACTACCGGCTCAACGTGGTGCCGATCCACGCGCCGCCGCTGCGCGAGCGCAAGGAGGACATCCCGGCGCTCGTGGCGTCCTTCGTGCGCGAGGCGTGCGAGCGCAACGGCCGGCGGCAGATGGAGGCGTCGCCCGAGGCGATGGCGGCGCTGCAGCTCCACGACTACCCGGGGAACGTGCGCGAGCTCCGCAACCTGGTGGAGCGGCTCGTGATCCTCTCCGACGGGCCGGTGCTCGGCGCGGCGGACGTGGCGATGGCGCTACCCGGCGCGCGGAAGGCGAAGAGCGGCGGCTACCGCGAGGGCGCGAGCTTCAACGAGCTGGTGGAGGAGGCGGAGCGGGAGATCCTGCTCGGCGCTCTCGCCGTGCACGGCGACAGCCCGACGGAAGCGTCGCGGGCGCTCGGCATGGACCGCGGCCATCTCTACAAGAAGCTCAAGGCTCTCGGCGTGAAGCGGGGTGGCGGCGAGGCGTAA